Proteins encoded together in one Cicer arietinum cultivar CDC Frontier isolate Library 1 chromosome 4, Cicar.CDCFrontier_v2.0, whole genome shotgun sequence window:
- the LOC101507060 gene encoding BTB/POZ domain and ankyrin repeat-containing protein NOOT2-like yields the protein MSLEETLRSLSLDYLNLLINGQAFSDVTFQVEGRLVHAHRCILAARSLFFRKFFCGPDPPPGLDPTGGGSSRQSNPRPGVIPVNSVGYEVFLLLLQFLYSGQVSIVPQKHEPRPNCGERGCWHTHCSSAVDLALDTLAAARYFGVEQLALLTQKQLVSTVEKASIDDVMKVLIASRKQEMHQLWTTCSHLVAKSGLPPEVLAKHLPIDVVAKIEELRLKTSLARRSLMPLHHHHHHLHHDLGDLEDQKIRRMRRALDSSDVELVKLMVMGEGLNLDEALALHYGVENCSREVVKALLELGAADVNYPAGPSGKSPLHVAAEMVSPEMVAVLLDHHADPTVRTVDGVTPLDILRTLTSDFLFKGAVPGLTHIEPNKLRLCLELVQSAALVMSREENNANNNNNASSSAAPIYPPMSEDHSSSSSGNNNNNNNNNNIGNLNLDSRLVYLNLGAARMGGGGDDDDSGHNSHREAMNRQGGGCDPTMYHHSHDF from the exons atgTCCCTTGAAGAGACTCTAAGATCTCTCTCCCTTGACTACCTCAACCTTCTCATCAACGGCCAAGCCTTCAGCGACGTAACTTTCCAAGTCGAAGGTCGGTTGGTTCACGCTCATCGCTGCATCTTAGCAGCAAGGAGTCTCTTCTTCAGGAAATTCTTTTGTGGACCCGACCCACCGCCGGGTCTTGACCCAACAGGAGGAGGATCTTCTCGGCAATCCAATCCAAGACCCGGTGTTATTCCGGTGAATTCTGTTGGATATGAGGTGTTCCTCCTCCTTTTGCAGTTTCTGTACAGTGGACAAGTTTCTATTGTTCCTCAGAAACATGAGCCTAGGCCTAATTGTGGTGAAAGAGGGTGCTGGCACACGCATTGTTCCTCAGCCGTTGATCTTGCCCTTGACACACTCGCTGCCGCTAGATACTTTGGAGTTGAACAGCTTGCATTGCTCACTCAG AAGCAACTAGTGAGCACGGTAGAGAAAGCTTCAATAGACGATGTGATGAAAGTACTAATAGCTTCAAGAAAGCAAGAAATGCACCAACTTTGGACAACATGTTCCCACCTTGTTGCCAAATCTGGACTCCCACCTGAAGTCCTTGCAAAGCACCTCCCCATCGACGTAGTCGCCAAAATCGAAGAGCTTCGTCTAAAAACCTCCTTAGCACGCCGCTCCTTAATGCCACTCCACCACCATCATCACCACCTCCACCACGACTTGGGCGACCTTGAGGACCAAAAAATCCGCCGAATGAGGCGGGCTCTTGACTCCTCAGACGTCGAACTAGTCAAACTCATGGTCATGGGAGAAGGACTCAACCTCGATGAAGCATTGGCATTACACTATGGAGTTGAGAATTGCAGCAGAGAAGTGGTGAAAGCCTTGCTTGAACTCGGTGCCGCCGATGTTAACTACCCTGCTGGACCATCCGGGAAATCTCCGCTTCATGTGGCCGCAGAGATGGTGTCGCCAGAAATGGTGGCGGTTTTGCTTGACCATCATGCGGACCCCACAGTTAGAACCGTTGATGGTGTGACACCTTTGGATATACTAAGAACCCTAACCTCTGATTTTCTCTTCAAAGGTGCTGTTCCTGGATTGACCCACATTGAACCAAACAAGTTAAGATTATGTTTGGAACTTGTTCAATCCGCAGCACTTGTTATGTCGCGTGAAGAAAACAATgctaataacaacaacaatgcATCTTCATCAGCAGCACCAATTTACCCTCCAATGAGTGAAGATCATAGCAGCAGTAGCAGTggaaataacaacaataataacaacaacaataacattgGTAACCTGAATTTGGATTCTAGATTGGTGTACCTCAACCTTGGTGCTGCCCGAATGGGAGGAggtggtgatgatgatgatagtggtCACAATAGTCATAGGGAAGCCATGAATCGTCAAGGTGGTGGATGTGACCCAACAATGTATCATCACTCTCATGATTTCTAA